The following are from one region of the Methanospirillum hungatei genome:
- a CDS encoding helicase HerA-like domain-containing protein: protein MAGFLSSPIAKGESDIFIEPSMANRHGLIAGSTGTGKTVTLRVLVEQYSSMGVPVFLPDMKGDLSGLCRPGGGNKKIEERASLLQLSGFSYEGYPVRYWDLYGKDGHPVRTTVSEMGPLLLARILDLNETQTGILSMLFRYADDNQLLLIDIADLIALITYALENIAAIKGKYGNMTPASLGAIQRAILTLEEQGGDLFFGEPSLELDDIMSVHDGKGTINLLAARSLIKSPKIYSTFLLWLLSELYDDLPEVGDLEKPKFLLFFDEAHLLFSDIPKVLEEKIIQIVRLIRSKGVGVYFITQNPGDIPEDVLGQLGNRVQHALRATTPGEMRAVKTAAKSFRQNPKIDTEKIIGQLGIGEALVSVLDKSGVPTPVDRALVLPPHSNLTPLTEPEQQKEIQSSPLYGKYEEQINRHSAAEELAGREREVVVEKQKNATPAPRNTTPSRSTRRKSKDVGDVVGTIAVRTATNIGTQIGKEIVRGMFGSWLKKK from the coding sequence ATGGCAGGATTCCTTTCCTCTCCAATTGCAAAAGGAGAGAGTGATATTTTTATCGAACCATCCATGGCGAATCGTCATGGTTTAATAGCAGGTTCAACTGGAACAGGAAAAACGGTAACTCTTCGTGTTCTTGTAGAACAGTATAGTTCAATGGGTGTTCCGGTTTTTTTACCAGATATGAAAGGTGATCTCTCCGGCCTGTGCAGACCTGGTGGTGGGAATAAGAAAATCGAGGAACGTGCTTCTCTTTTGCAATTATCTGGTTTTTCTTACGAAGGATATCCTGTTCGGTACTGGGATCTCTATGGGAAAGATGGTCATCCGGTTAGAACAACTGTTTCTGAAATGGGTCCACTTTTACTCGCTAGAATTCTTGATCTGAATGAAACACAGACTGGTATATTGTCCATGCTCTTTCGGTACGCGGATGATAACCAATTATTGCTGATAGATATTGCAGATCTTATCGCACTCATTACCTATGCTCTTGAGAATATTGCGGCAATAAAAGGGAAATATGGAAATATGACTCCTGCTTCCCTTGGGGCCATTCAACGTGCCATTCTGACTCTTGAAGAACAGGGGGGTGATCTTTTTTTCGGTGAGCCTTCGTTGGAACTGGATGATATAATGTCAGTTCACGATGGAAAAGGAACTATCAATCTTCTTGCTGCACGTAGTTTAATCAAAAGCCCGAAAATTTATTCTACATTCCTTCTCTGGCTTCTCTCCGAACTATATGATGATCTCCCAGAAGTTGGAGATCTGGAGAAACCAAAGTTCCTTCTCTTCTTTGACGAAGCTCACCTTCTCTTTTCAGATATTCCAAAGGTACTGGAAGAAAAGATCATTCAGATAGTTCGACTTATCAGATCAAAAGGAGTTGGTGTATACTTTATCACTCAGAATCCTGGAGATATTCCTGAAGATGTATTGGGACAATTAGGAAACCGGGTCCAACATGCACTTCGTGCTACAACTCCTGGTGAGATGCGGGCAGTTAAAACTGCTGCAAAATCTTTCAGGCAAAATCCAAAGATTGATACTGAAAAGATAATTGGACAACTTGGAATAGGGGAAGCATTGGTATCAGTGTTAGATAAATCAGGTGTACCAACACCGGTTGACCGGGCCCTTGTGCTTCCTCCTCATAGTAATCTCACTCCCCTTACTGAACCTGAGCAACAAAAAGAGATTCAATCCTCACCACTATATGGCAAATATGAGGAACAAATCAATCGCCACTCTGCTGCTGAAGAATTAGCCGGACGAGAGAGAGAAGTAGTTGTTGAAAAACAAAAAAATGCAACACCAGCACCCAGAAATACCACTCCTTCCCGGAGTACACGAAGAAAATCCAAAGATGTCGGGGATGTGGTTGGAACAATAGCGGTCAGGACTGCAACAAATATTGGTACCCAGATCGGAAAAGAGATTGTTCGTGGGATGTTTGGTTCCTGGCTGAAAAAAAAATAA
- a CDS encoding universal stress protein — protein sequence MSGTMLVAVDGSPEGYNALIWVLEHIKEEGRACALYVISPSKYAAIDGAAGYEGISTLHEIRERIVQDEKEQVISRVKELAHDRGVDVEVIVRTGDPRNEILTAADEIGADLIAVGSTGKGLGARILLGSVSTYILSHAKVSTIVVR from the coding sequence ATGTCAGGAACAATGCTTGTTGCTGTTGATGGATCGCCTGAAGGATATAATGCATTAATCTGGGTTTTAGAGCATATCAAAGAGGAAGGAAGAGCATGTGCCTTATATGTTATCTCTCCATCAAAATATGCTGCAATCGACGGAGCTGCAGGATATGAGGGTATATCAACACTCCATGAAATTCGTGAACGTATCGTTCAGGATGAGAAAGAGCAGGTTATCAGTCGGGTGAAAGAACTTGCTCATGATCGGGGAGTGGATGTAGAAGTGATTGTAAGGACCGGTGATCCAAGAAATGAGATTTTAACTGCCGCGGATGAGATCGGAGCAGATCTAATCGCAGTTGGGTCTACCGGAAAGGGACTGGGGGCCAGAATTTTGCTTGGTAGCGTGAGTACATATATTCTGAGTCATGCAAAGGTATCAACAATAGTTGTTCGATGA
- a CDS encoding DUF2179 domain-containing protein yields MDIGFLSTDIFAFVVIPLLIFFARIVDVSIGTIRYIMISRGFKYIAPIFGFFEVTIWLLAIGQVMANITNPICYIAYGAGFASGTYIGMEIEERMKLGMAIIRLITPLPATDFVARLRQYGYGVTNISAEGANGQVTIIFMVVKRSKIPHLIPLIRDFNPHAFYTIEDVRSACEGIFPIEMNNDPFSVFKRPFYFIGKRK; encoded by the coding sequence ATGGACATAGGATTCTTATCAACAGACATTTTCGCATTTGTCGTAATTCCACTCTTGATCTTCTTTGCCCGAATAGTGGATGTGTCTATTGGTACTATCCGGTACATCATGATATCCCGGGGATTTAAGTATATTGCACCCATTTTTGGTTTTTTTGAAGTGACAATCTGGCTTCTTGCAATAGGACAGGTCATGGCAAATATCACAAATCCGATCTGCTATATTGCCTATGGAGCAGGATTTGCTTCAGGAACATACATCGGTATGGAGATAGAAGAGCGAATGAAACTGGGTATGGCAATTATCCGTCTCATTACCCCACTCCCCGCCACTGACTTTGTCGCCCGTTTACGTCAGTATGGATATGGAGTAACAAACATTTCTGCAGAGGGAGCAAATGGACAAGTCACCATCATATTCATGGTCGTAAAGCGATCAAAGATACCCCATCTTATACCGCTCATTCGTGATTTTAATCCTCATGCATTTTATACGATAGAAGATGTCCGATCTGCTTGTGAGGGGATTTTCCCAATAGAAATGAATAATGATCCCTTTTCAGTTTTTAAAAGACCATTTTATTTTATTGGTAAAAGAAAATAA
- a CDS encoding PAS domain S-box protein codes for MYSVLYVDDEPDLLELGQVFLQKYWNLSVTTVSSPEEAFHYLKISTFDIIISDYQMPTMDGITFLKNLRKSQFYEPFILFTGKGREEVVIDAINSGADFYLQKGGPPKSQFTELFNMIQKAVGKRRAELELQRVSYQSKAIINHLPDPTFAINEQRVIIAWNKEMESLTGFHELEMIGRNLSEYSQVIFGMPRLSLADYILSPEIPIQKWYYHIHSDARTVTAETQMDIGSLQDRTVWIKASPLYDEHDCTIGAIETLRDITIRKELELELQRKYEELASSYEEIAAQNEEIRASFDEIEKQKDLLSKSERKFRGFIEHLPDGVIIHHNDHIHYVNPMAAHILGYSDPAELTGVGSLDVVHPRCRDQLSYRISRTGTIENPFVKEFFLKKDGSEVPVEVAAISMSMEDSISVMTIFRDITKEFERKTALLQAQNKLKILSSITRHDIKNELATIMAIVDLVSSGDIPESEAELLKRAINPCKNILDQLQTTFEYQTIGILEPNWFYLRSLCYNAAKYHRVEPTIYSFIGENVQIFADPLIEKVFENLIDNTIRHGKDVQSVRFRSERRNGDLYVLYEDDGGGVPDTEKHKIFEEGFGKNTGLGLFLIKEILAMTGISICECGEHGKGVRFEMYIPQGKWRI; via the coding sequence ATGTATTCAGTTCTCTATGTCGATGATGAACCTGATTTACTAGAACTTGGACAGGTCTTTCTTCAGAAGTACTGGAATTTGTCTGTTACAACCGTTTCATCTCCGGAAGAGGCCTTTCATTATCTGAAGATCTCAACATTTGACATTATCATTTCAGACTACCAGATGCCCACAATGGATGGCATTACTTTTTTGAAAAATTTACGAAAATCTCAGTTCTATGAACCCTTTATCCTTTTTACAGGAAAGGGAAGGGAAGAAGTTGTCATTGACGCGATAAATAGCGGGGCAGATTTTTATCTTCAGAAAGGTGGCCCTCCAAAATCTCAATTTACAGAACTATTTAATATGATCCAAAAAGCCGTCGGAAAAAGGCGGGCTGAATTGGAATTACAACGGGTCAGTTATCAATCAAAGGCTATCATCAATCATCTTCCTGATCCTACTTTTGCAATAAATGAGCAGAGGGTAATTATTGCCTGGAACAAAGAGATGGAATCTTTAACAGGATTTCATGAATTGGAGATGATTGGGAGAAACCTTTCAGAATATTCACAGGTAATTTTTGGGATGCCTCGCCTGTCTCTAGCAGATTATATTTTATCTCCTGAAATCCCGATTCAAAAATGGTATTATCATATCCACAGTGATGCAAGGACAGTTACTGCAGAAACCCAGATGGACATCGGTTCTCTTCAGGACCGAACGGTCTGGATCAAAGCAAGTCCTTTGTATGATGAGCATGACTGCACTATAGGGGCAATAGAAACCCTTCGGGATATTACCATACGAAAAGAACTCGAACTCGAATTACAACGTAAATACGAAGAGCTTGCATCATCGTATGAAGAGATTGCTGCACAAAATGAAGAGATCCGGGCAAGTTTTGATGAAATTGAAAAACAAAAGGATCTTTTATCAAAAAGTGAGCGGAAATTTCGGGGATTTATTGAGCATCTTCCTGACGGGGTTATCATACACCACAATGATCACATCCATTATGTAAACCCAATGGCTGCACATATCTTAGGGTATAGTGATCCTGCTGAACTTACCGGGGTAGGATCCCTCGACGTCGTTCATCCCAGATGTCGTGATCAGTTATCGTATCGAATATCACGAACTGGAACCATTGAAAATCCATTTGTGAAAGAGTTCTTTTTAAAGAAAGATGGATCCGAAGTACCTGTAGAGGTTGCTGCAATTTCTATGTCGATGGAGGATTCTATTTCTGTTATGACCATATTCAGGGATATTACCAAAGAATTCGAAAGAAAAACTGCACTTCTTCAGGCACAGAATAAATTAAAGATCTTATCTTCAATAACTCGTCATGACATTAAAAATGAACTCGCGACTATTATGGCAATCGTTGATCTGGTAAGTTCAGGTGACATTCCTGAGTCTGAAGCAGAGTTGCTCAAAAGGGCGATTAATCCTTGTAAAAATATTCTTGACCAGTTGCAAACTACGTTTGAATATCAGACCATTGGGATTTTGGAGCCAAATTGGTTTTACCTTCGTTCACTCTGTTATAATGCTGCCAAATACCATCGGGTTGAGCCTACAATTTACTCATTTATCGGAGAAAATGTACAGATATTCGCCGATCCGCTGATTGAAAAAGTTTTTGAAAATCTAATTGATAACACCATTCGTCATGGGAAGGATGTGCAATCAGTTCGTTTTCGATCTGAAAGGCGGAATGGAGATTTGTATGTTCTGTATGAGGATGATGGCGGGGGAGTTCCAGATACAGAAAAACATAAAATATTCGAAGAAGGATTTGGAAAAAATACTGGTCTTGGATTATTCCTGATCAAAGAAATCCTTGCTATGACTGGTATTTCCATCTGTGAATGTGGAGAACATGGAAAAGGGGTAAGATTTGAGATGTATATTCCCCAGGGAAAATGGAGAATTTAA
- the pyrC gene encoding dihydroorotase codes for MGDQQETLILRDVLIPGGRVADITIRDGLVLHIGAAGRGDVEIFCQDTTVLPAGTDLHVHMRDGVQKFKETWESGTKSAIAGGVTAVVDQPNTIPPLISPDLVRDRVFLAASQAYCRFAINGAVTGDSDLTGMYRAGVFAFGETFAGPSSYGEAVDFEVLSKTMKQISSWNGIMTIHAEQVTEGTDDSLTRHDALRSVSGEVQTVQDVLNLNSSQCNLHFCHLSSAQAIQSVPVGTATVEVTPHHLFLSKDTFSPDDPRGKVNPPLRSEKTRKEVFSCWDRIDVIGSDHAPHSIEDKDQSFEKAPSGIPGVETMIPLLMGWMVEKKITIPEIIQKTSTNPSEMLGLSPAGFLPGNRADFAIYPEDCTTIHADSLHSRAKWTPFEGMKAIFPEITILRGAIVFDGGEFIQPDLSSSRCDIHQTSLADDPGLSLWIPGRGYTLEKPI; via the coding sequence ATGGGAGATCAACAGGAAACTCTCATCCTCAGAGACGTTCTCATTCCTGGAGGGAGAGTTGCAGATATAACCATTCGGGATGGTCTGGTCCTTCACATTGGTGCTGCAGGAAGAGGTGATGTTGAGATTTTCTGTCAGGACACTACTGTTCTTCCAGCCGGAACGGATTTGCACGTTCATATGCGTGATGGTGTACAAAAATTTAAAGAAACATGGGAAAGTGGAACGAAGAGTGCCATCGCTGGAGGTGTTACTGCTGTTGTTGATCAACCAAATACCATTCCCCCGCTGATCTCACCGGACCTTGTCAGGGACCGGGTATTTCTTGCAGCCTCACAGGCTTATTGTCGGTTTGCAATCAATGGTGCAGTTACTGGAGATTCAGATCTTACCGGAATGTATAGAGCTGGAGTATTTGCATTTGGGGAGACATTTGCCGGGCCTTCTAGTTATGGTGAGGCGGTAGATTTTGAGGTACTTTCAAAGACCATGAAACAGATATCATCCTGGAATGGCATCATGACAATTCATGCTGAACAGGTTACTGAAGGAACAGATGATTCTCTGACTCGTCATGATGCTCTTCGATCAGTATCAGGCGAAGTCCAGACTGTTCAGGATGTCCTGAATTTGAATTCAAGTCAATGTAATCTTCATTTCTGCCATCTCTCATCTGCACAGGCCATTCAGTCAGTTCCAGTAGGAACAGCAACTGTTGAGGTTACACCTCATCATCTATTTTTGTCAAAAGATACTTTTTCACCCGATGATCCAAGAGGGAAAGTGAATCCTCCTCTTCGATCTGAAAAAACCAGGAAAGAAGTATTCTCATGTTGGGATCGCATCGATGTCATTGGATCAGATCATGCCCCTCATAGTATTGAAGATAAGGATCAATCGTTTGAAAAGGCGCCATCAGGAATTCCTGGAGTTGAAACGATGATTCCTCTCCTTATGGGATGGATGGTTGAGAAAAAAATAACGATTCCTGAAATTATCCAGAAAACTTCCACAAACCCGTCTGAAATGCTTGGTCTTTCACCTGCAGGGTTTTTACCTGGAAACCGTGCAGACTTTGCAATATATCCGGAAGATTGCACAACAATACATGCTGACAGTCTCCATAGTCGTGCGAAGTGGACTCCCTTTGAAGGTATGAAAGCGATATTTCCGGAAATTACAATATTAAGGGGAGCGATTGTTTTTGACGGGGGGGAATTTATCCAGCCTGATTTGAGTAGTTCAAGATGTGATATTCATCAAACTTCATTAGCAGATGATCCTGGTCTCTCGCTGTGGATTCCGGGAAGAGGTTATACACTCGAAAAACCAATATAG
- a CDS encoding PAS domain S-box protein, whose amino-acid sequence MPKTDAPYHVLCVDDEDFLLDISKLFLEREGDFKVDTALSASEGLNKQLDTQYDAIISDYEMPGMNGIEFLKEIRKNDISIPFIIFTGRGREEVVIDALNNGADFYLQKGGDPKSQFAELKSKLEHAIRQKKAEGILQQEREQLLSIFDSLEQMVYVSDPLTYEILYVNKYFRNFLNRDVIGKICYEEFQNKKSPCEFCTNTVILKNKPEPYSWEHFNAVYERYYSIVDRIIQWPDGRDVRLEVATDVTETKRALDELNAAYEEIASSEDELKHQFGEILESKEELRKSEERYRSVVENVQDVFYRSDNKGNLVMASPSALAMFGYDSLDEIIGKNIADSFYKDPSERDRLMEILHEKGQVYNFEAYLVKKDNSQIYVSTNAHFYYNEDGSIAGVEGSIRDITRMKKASNALRESEELYRFLVEHIEDGVFIVQNDIVVFCNNKFAEIIGYTRNEIL is encoded by the coding sequence ATGCCCAAAACAGATGCTCCTTATCATGTTTTATGTGTTGATGATGAGGATTTTCTTTTAGATATTAGCAAACTGTTTCTTGAAAGAGAAGGGGATTTTAAAGTTGATACGGCCCTGTCTGCATCAGAAGGACTTAATAAACAACTGGATACACAATATGATGCAATAATATCAGATTATGAAATGCCTGGAATGAATGGAATAGAATTTCTTAAAGAAATTAGAAAAAATGACATTTCAATTCCTTTTATTATTTTTACCGGGCGAGGACGAGAGGAAGTAGTTATCGATGCCCTAAACAACGGAGCAGATTTTTATCTCCAAAAGGGTGGAGATCCAAAATCCCAGTTTGCAGAACTAAAATCAAAACTAGAACATGCTATCCGTCAAAAGAAGGCCGAGGGGATTCTTCAGCAAGAGCGTGAACAATTACTATCAATATTTGATAGTCTTGAACAGATGGTATATGTTTCAGATCCCCTAACATACGAAATATTATATGTAAATAAATACTTCAGAAATTTTCTCAATAGAGATGTAATTGGAAAAATATGTTATGAAGAATTTCAGAATAAGAAGTCTCCCTGTGAATTTTGTACAAATACAGTTATTTTAAAAAATAAACCCGAGCCATATTCATGGGAACATTTTAATGCAGTATATGAAAGGTATTACTCCATTGTTGACCGGATAATCCAATGGCCTGACGGGCGAGATGTAAGACTTGAAGTTGCAACTGATGTAACAGAAACAAAAAGAGCACTTGATGAATTAAATGCAGCTTATGAAGAGATAGCATCATCAGAAGATGAGTTAAAACATCAGTTTGGAGAGATTCTTGAAAGTAAAGAAGAACTCAGGAAAAGTGAAGAGCGATATCGGTCAGTTGTAGAAAACGTTCAGGACGTTTTTTACCGCAGTGATAATAAAGGCAACCTTGTTATGGCAAGCCCGAGTGCACTGGCAATGTTCGGTTATGATTCTCTTGATGAGATTATTGGGAAGAATATTGCAGATTCTTTCTATAAAGATCCCTCAGAACGAGACCGACTGATGGAAATATTGCATGAAAAAGGACAGGTTTATAATTTTGAAGCATATCTCGTAAAAAAGGACAACTCTCAGATATATGTATCCACGAATGCACATTTTTACTACAATGAGGATGGATCTATTGCCGGGGTAGAAGGGAGTATCAGGGACATTACGAGGATGAAAAAAGCTTCAAATGCTCTCCGCGAAAGTGAGGAGTTATACCGGTTTCTTGTGGAGCATATTGAAGACGGGGTTTTTATCGTTCAAAATGATATTGTAGTTTTTTGTAATAATAAATTTGCAGAAATTATTGGCTACACACGAAATGAAATTCTGTGA
- a CDS encoding DUF4349 domain-containing protein, whose amino-acid sequence MKLYVVLSLLILTGTLLFAGCIGFEGSQSNPKTKEAFSLDSGYVSEEYAYSPSPDVKNAPSSSYGGEIPLEQSLHEQKIIRTANIQLEVKNVTFSTGEVQEIAKKFDGLVQSSSVQATSKNRYSGTVTIRIPAEHFDLAISEISAIGIILSSSVNAEDVTEEYVDLQAQRDALSYQLDQYNRLLTKGQNVSEILEVQKEIERVQVELDRIVGKMKYLDNRISLSTITVGLSEPAQLETPGGYSLPSVISEGIAGFVNTVVWLFIAILTILPLVLVGGAGYVLYKRWKIGKTE is encoded by the coding sequence ATGAAATTGTATGTTGTATTGAGTCTATTGATTCTTACCGGTACACTTCTTTTTGCCGGATGTATAGGTTTTGAAGGTTCGCAGTCCAATCCAAAGACAAAAGAGGCATTTTCTCTTGATAGTGGATATGTAAGTGAAGAATATGCATATAGCCCATCTCCAGATGTCAAAAATGCACCTTCTTCATCTTATGGTGGAGAGATACCTTTAGAACAATCCTTACATGAACAAAAAATTATCAGAACTGCAAATATTCAGCTTGAAGTTAAAAATGTTACATTTTCAACAGGGGAAGTTCAGGAGATTGCAAAAAAGTTTGATGGTCTTGTTCAGTCATCATCTGTTCAGGCAACCAGCAAAAACCGGTATTCCGGAACAGTCACCATTCGGATTCCTGCCGAACATTTTGATCTGGCAATTTCAGAGATATCAGCAATTGGGATAATTCTTTCGAGCTCGGTGAATGCTGAGGATGTGACTGAAGAATATGTGGATCTCCAGGCACAACGTGATGCTTTGTCATATCAACTCGATCAGTATAACAGGTTACTGACGAAAGGACAAAATGTATCAGAAATACTTGAAGTACAAAAAGAGATTGAACGAGTCCAGGTAGAACTTGACCGGATTGTCGGAAAAATGAAATATCTTGATAACCGTATTTCACTCTCGACGATAACGGTCGGTCTTTCAGAACCTGCGCAACTTGAAACCCCAGGTGGGTATTCACTTCCTTCAGTCATCAGTGAAGGAATTGCTGGTTTTGTAAACACAGTTGTGTGGCTCTTCATAGCAATACTTACGATTCTTCCTCTGGTTCTCGTGGGAGGAGCAGGATATGTACTTTACAAGCGGTGGAAAATAGGGAAGACAGAGTAA